In the genome of Notamacropus eugenii isolate mMacEug1 chromosome 5, mMacEug1.pri_v2, whole genome shotgun sequence, one region contains:
- the OR8A1 gene encoding olfactory receptor 8A1, which translates to MATENHSTVTAFILAGFTDRPEFQLPLFFLFLAIYMITMVGNLGMITLIGLNSNLHTPMYYFLSNLSFVDLCYSSVITPKMLGNFVLEKNTISYPGCMTQLYFFLVFVIAECYMLTVMAYDRYVAICSPLLYKVIMSHHICSLLVATVYVMGFIGSTIETVLMLKLSYCKFLISHYFCDILPLMKLSCSSTYDIEMVIFFLAGFNIIATSLTVLVSYAFILSSILRIRSTEGRSKAFSTCSSHIAAVGLFYGSTAFMYLKPSTASSLAQENVASVFYTTVIPMLNPLIYSLRNKEVKAALQKTLRKNRS; encoded by the coding sequence ATGGCAACAGAAAATCACTCTACAGTGACTGCGTTTATCCTTGCAGGATTTACAGATCGTCCAGAATTCcagctccctcttttctttctattccttgcAATCTACATGATCACTATGGTGGGAAACCTGGGCATGATTACACTCATTGGGCTGAATTCCAACCTTCATACCCCCATGTACTATTTTCTCAGCAATTTGTCATTTGTCGATCTCTGCTACTCTTCTGTTATTACTCCCAAGATGCTAGGAAATTTTGTATTGGAGAAAAACACAATCTCTTATCCAGGGTGCATGACTCAGCTctattttttccttgtatttgttaTTGCTGAGTGTTACATGCTGACAGTGATGGCATATGATCGTTATGTAGCCATCTGTAGCCCACTGCTCTATAAGGTCATCATGTCCCATCATATCTGCTCCCTACTGGTAGCCACAGTGTATGTAATGGGATTCATTGGTTCAACAATAGAGACAGTCCTTATGTTGAAATTGTCTTATTGTAAATTCCTCATCAGTCATTACTTCTGTGATATCCTCCCCCTCATGAAACTTTCCTGCTCCAGTACCTATGATATCGAGATGGTGATTTTCTTTTTGGCTGGATTTAACATCATAGCAACGAGTTTAACAGTCCTTGTTTCTTATGCTTTCATCCTCTCCAGCATCCTCCGCATCCGCTCCACTGAAGGCAGGTCCAAAGCCTTCAGCACCTGCAGCTCCCACATTGCAGCTGTTGGTCTATTTTATGGGTCTACtgcatttatgtatttaaaacctTCAACAGCCAGCTCCCTGGCCCAAGAGAATGTAGCTTCTGTATTTTACACCACAGTGATCCCCATGCTAAATCCCCTAATCTATAGCCTGAGGAACAAAGAGGTAAAAGCTGCCCTGCAGAAAACCTTGAGGAAAAATAGGTCCTGA